A portion of the Celeribacter indicus genome contains these proteins:
- a CDS encoding YncE family protein: MSGFYLTALLTSFAPINRGSAGFLPSPRPPHDLDQIKVPKMNMSSRIAYTLATLFVSAPALAAPPTVFIPEGSANSVLMVQAETGKVLRRINDVEAVHGLAGAPGVPYLVAGSYSEIPREDVASLEKPSTVSADDHAAHHAPKAAPMGPPDAGISLLSILDAKSGDILRRIEVPGAVHHTAVSPDGRFAVATHPAGDGISVIDLATFGMTAFVPTGSMPNYAAFGTDPNLVYVSNTGNGTISEVDLSRGIVRRNFIAGDTPEHMAVSPETDRLFVADADAGQVLELSLSTGEKLRTFEIGGEIHGLGLSNDGATLFVAGRGEDKLASVALATGEVRTATLAPEPYHLTVIPGSDILYVSSRAEPVVWLIDTSSLQTRETVSVEGEGHQMVALP, encoded by the coding sequence ATGTCCGGATTCTACCTGACCGCGCTCCTCACTTCATTCGCTCCTATCAACCGTGGATCCGCCGGTTTTCTGCCCTCGCCACGGCCACCGCATGATCTCGACCAGATAAAGGTTCCAAAAATGAACATGTCGTCCCGCATCGCCTATACGCTCGCCACTTTGTTCGTGTCAGCACCAGCTTTGGCCGCTCCGCCTACGGTCTTCATTCCAGAGGGCAGCGCCAATTCAGTCCTGATGGTTCAGGCGGAGACTGGAAAAGTCCTGCGTCGGATCAATGATGTCGAGGCGGTCCACGGTCTCGCAGGCGCACCCGGCGTGCCGTATCTGGTCGCCGGCAGCTATTCGGAGATCCCGCGCGAGGATGTCGCGTCGCTAGAAAAGCCCTCCACCGTGTCTGCAGACGATCACGCCGCGCACCACGCACCAAAGGCCGCGCCAATGGGGCCACCGGATGCCGGGATCAGTCTTCTCTCGATTCTGGACGCAAAAAGTGGCGATATCCTCCGCCGGATAGAGGTGCCGGGTGCCGTACATCATACGGCAGTTTCCCCTGATGGACGCTTTGCCGTTGCGACCCATCCGGCAGGTGACGGAATATCGGTGATTGACTTGGCGACTTTCGGCATGACGGCATTTGTCCCGACTGGATCGATGCCGAACTATGCAGCGTTCGGAACTGATCCAAATCTCGTCTACGTCTCCAACACCGGTAACGGAACGATCAGCGAAGTAGATCTGTCGCGGGGTATCGTTCGTCGCAACTTCATTGCAGGTGACACCCCGGAACATATGGCGGTTTCGCCCGAAACTGATCGACTCTTTGTCGCAGACGCGGACGCAGGTCAGGTTCTGGAACTGTCTTTGAGTACCGGTGAAAAGCTGCGGACCTTCGAAATTGGCGGCGAGATTCATGGACTGGGGCTGTCAAATGATGGGGCAACTTTGTTCGTCGCGGGTAGGGGAGAGGACAAACTCGCCTCAGTTGCACTCGCTACCGGGGAAGTGCGCACAGCCACGCTTGCACCAGAACCCTACCACCTGACGGTAATTCCAGGCTCCGACATCCTTTATGTCTCAAGCCGTGCAGAGCCCGTGGTTTGGCTCATCGATACCAGCTCACTGCAAACGCGTGAAACAGTTTCTGTCGAAGGAGAAGGACATCAGATGGTGGCGCTTCCCTGA
- a CDS encoding MBL fold metallo-hydrolase: protein MAQDTRPTLRFLGAAGTVTGSRYLIETGDRRILVDCGLFQGFKSLRDRNRKAFPVRPTTIDTVLLTHAHLDHSGYLPALIRGGYRGKVMCTEATEELCGLILPDSGHIQEEEARFAKRHRYSKHKNPKPLYTLKDAQAALEHLHRVPFNSTVDVGDGISAEFIPAGHLLGAAQIRIRLPGRTIHFSGDLGRQNDALMRPPQPFSGADVLVCESTYGNRHHAAIDAEEELLPILKRVFGRGGTVLIPSFAVGRAQGLMYHIARLQNRGEIPYVPVYLNSPMAIDATEIYHGHHEEHHVAWEDCLAMFQIAKRVTSVEESKKLNTQHGPMIIISASGMLTGGRILHHLASFGGDPRNAILLSGFQAGGTRGAALAAGADSLRMFGRDFPIRAEVIQLEAFSGHADAEELLAWMRASDRAPRMTYVTHGEPSASDRLRWRIEHELGWPARAPEHLETIRLDNPK from the coding sequence ATGGCACAGGACACTCGCCCAACACTTCGTTTTCTGGGAGCCGCCGGAACAGTAACCGGATCGCGCTATCTGATTGAAACCGGGGATCGCCGCATTCTAGTTGATTGTGGCTTGTTTCAAGGCTTCAAATCGCTGCGGGACCGCAACCGCAAGGCGTTTCCGGTACGCCCCACCACCATTGACACCGTACTTCTGACGCACGCGCATCTCGATCATTCAGGCTATCTGCCTGCGCTGATCCGCGGCGGGTATCGAGGGAAGGTGATGTGTACCGAAGCGACGGAGGAACTCTGCGGCCTGATCCTGCCGGACAGCGGCCATATCCAGGAAGAGGAGGCACGTTTTGCCAAAAGGCACCGATACTCCAAGCACAAGAACCCCAAGCCGCTCTACACGTTGAAAGATGCTCAGGCGGCGCTTGAGCATTTGCACAGAGTTCCCTTCAACAGCACAGTCGATGTTGGTGACGGAATATCCGCAGAGTTCATCCCGGCGGGCCATTTGCTCGGTGCGGCGCAGATCCGTATCAGACTGCCAGGAAGGACAATCCACTTCAGTGGCGACCTCGGCCGACAGAACGACGCACTGATGCGACCACCACAACCGTTCTCAGGTGCGGACGTGTTGGTTTGTGAATCCACCTATGGCAATCGCCATCACGCAGCCATCGACGCGGAGGAAGAGCTTCTGCCAATCCTGAAACGTGTTTTCGGGCGGGGCGGTACGGTTCTCATCCCCTCATTCGCGGTTGGGCGCGCGCAGGGGCTTATGTATCACATTGCACGCCTGCAAAACCGCGGCGAGATCCCATATGTGCCGGTTTATCTCAACTCGCCAATGGCGATCGACGCGACCGAAATCTACCACGGCCATCACGAAGAACATCACGTTGCCTGGGAGGATTGCCTTGCGATGTTCCAGATCGCCAAGCGGGTCACTTCGGTCGAGGAGTCGAAGAAGCTGAACACGCAGCATGGCCCGATGATCATCATTTCGGCGAGCGGCATGTTGACCGGCGGGCGGATCCTGCATCACCTCGCCAGCTTCGGCGGCGACCCGCGCAACGCAATCCTGCTGTCGGGCTTTCAGGCTGGCGGTACCCGCGGGGCGGCACTGGCCGCTGGCGCGGACAGTCTGCGCATGTTCGGTCGAGATTTCCCGATCAGGGCAGAGGTGATCCAGCTCGAAGCCTTTTCCGGACATGCCGATGCCGAAGAGTTGCTGGCCTGGATGCGCGCGTCGGATCGCGCGCCGCGCATGACCTATGTGACTCACGGCGAACCTTCTGCCTCGGACCGGCTGCGCTGGCGGATCGAACATGAACTCGGCTGGCCTGCCCGCGCCCCCGAACACCTCGAAACGATCCGGCTGGACAATCCAAAATGA